In one window of marine bacterium B5-7 DNA:
- a CDS encoding ferredoxin, which yields MALIITDECINCDVCEPECPNDAIYQGVEIYEIDPDKCTECVGHFDEPQCQQVCPVECIPLNPDRVETKEQLLVKYQDLQSCHPALDAGSPDSTTEADGDPGSSPG from the coding sequence ATGGCACTGATTATCACCGACGAATGTATCAATTGCGATGTGTGCGAACCCGAATGTCCTAACGATGCGATTTATCAAGGCGTGGAGATTTATGAAATCGATCCCGATAAATGCACCGAGTGCGTCGGCCATTTCGATGAACCACAATGCCAACAAGTTTGCCCTGTCGAATGTATCCCGCTCAACCCCGATCGTGTTGAAACCAAAGAGCAATTGCTTGTGAAATATCAGGATTTGCAGTCTTGTCATCCCGCACTTGATGCGGGATCTCCTGATAGCACGACAGAAGCAGATGGAGACCCCGGGTCAAGCCCGGGGTGA
- the coaD gene encoding phosphopantetheine adenylyltransferase — protein MMPTTIIYPGTFDPLTNGHVDIAVRAGKLFDKVIVAVAANPQKQPLFHLDERVALATQIFAAHDHITVMPFDGLLVAFVKQQNAAAILRGLRAVTDFDYEFQLAGMNRQLDASIETLFLTPHENYTFISASMVKEVARLGGDFSQFVHPVVADALKEQFK, from the coding sequence ATGATGCCAACGACAATAATTTACCCCGGTACTTTCGATCCGCTGACCAATGGTCACGTGGATATTGCGGTGCGCGCGGGCAAGTTATTCGATAAAGTCATTGTGGCTGTCGCGGCTAACCCGCAAAAACAACCCTTATTTCATTTAGATGAGCGTGTTGCACTCGCAACGCAAATATTCGCAGCACACGATCATATTACCGTCATGCCTTTTGACGGTTTGCTCGTAGCGTTTGTGAAACAACAAAATGCAGCTGCTATTTTACGGGGACTGCGTGCCGTCACTGACTTTGATTATGAATTCCAACTAGCGGGCATGAATCGTCAACTCGATGCATCCATCGAAACATTATTTTTAACCCCGCATGAAAACTACACCTTTATTTCTGCCAGCATGGTAAAAGAAGTGGCGCGATTAGGCGGGGATTTCAGTCAATTTGTGCATCCAGTTGTGGCTGATGCACTAAAAGAACAATTTAAATAA
- the pckA gene encoding phosphoenolpyruvate carboxykinase [ATP] — protein MITEDVETMIHTDLSKDELVSAALRRGEARLASNGALVTETGKHTGRSPKDRFIVDDATTHNVVDWGAVNQPTDDAHFQQLWSLAESYLNEKEECFVSHLRVGASDTHFLPVKVITETAWHNLFVNNLFIRPEGEYTGGEKAWTLLSVPHMQADPARDACNSNAAVMLNFTERKVLIVGTRYAGEMKKAMFSALNFILPSRDILPMHCAANVDVHGNTTLFFGLSGTGKTTLSADPTCKLIGDDEHGWSDHDVFNFEGGCYAKCIDITHKTEPVIWDAIRHHSIMENVIIDADGKPDFHDSRLTQNTRAVYPREHIELRVPDNRGGLPKAVIFLTCDLYGVLPPVSILTKEQAAYHFLSGYTAKVGSTEIGAAAGVNPAFSACFGAPFLPQAPGVYAELLMKRLEETGATVYLVNTGWTGGAYGEGGTRFNIPTTRRVVHAIQSGELLKGDTHEVSAFNLRVPAHIEGVEDALLDPKQTWRDQAAYQQAEQTLVQQFVENFAQFKIDSVITDAGPAKA, from the coding sequence ATGATTACAGAAGACGTAGAAACCATGATCCACACCGACTTATCCAAAGATGAACTTGTTAGCGCCGCGTTACGCCGTGGTGAAGCACGCCTTGCAAGCAATGGTGCACTTGTGACAGAAACAGGCAAACACACTGGTCGTTCGCCAAAAGATCGTTTCATCGTTGACGATGCCACCACACACAATGTTGTAGATTGGGGCGCGGTAAACCAACCAACTGACGATGCACATTTCCAACAGTTGTGGTCACTCGCAGAAAGTTATCTCAATGAAAAAGAAGAATGTTTTGTTTCGCATTTACGCGTTGGTGCAAGTGATACGCATTTCTTACCAGTGAAAGTTATCACTGAAACCGCTTGGCATAATTTATTTGTCAACAATTTATTTATTCGTCCTGAAGGCGAATACACGGGTGGCGAAAAAGCATGGACACTGCTAAGCGTGCCTCACATGCAAGCCGATCCCGCGCGTGATGCATGCAATAGCAACGCTGCCGTCATGCTGAATTTTACTGAACGTAAAGTATTAATCGTTGGTACACGTTATGCAGGCGAAATGAAAAAAGCGATGTTCTCTGCATTAAACTTTATTTTACCTTCTCGTGACATTTTACCGATGCACTGTGCTGCAAACGTTGATGTACATGGCAACACGACATTATTTTTTGGTTTATCAGGCACAGGGAAAACAACACTATCTGCCGATCCAACATGTAAACTCATCGGGGATGATGAACATGGCTGGTCTGATCACGATGTGTTTAATTTCGAAGGCGGTTGCTACGCAAAATGCATCGATATCACGCATAAAACTGAACCCGTTATTTGGGATGCGATTCGTCATCACTCCATTATGGAAAATGTCATCATCGATGCTGATGGCAAGCCTGATTTTCATGACAGTCGTCTCACACAAAATACGCGTGCTGTTTATCCGCGTGAACACATTGAACTACGCGTACCCGATAACCGTGGCGGACTACCCAAAGCCGTCATTTTCTTAACCTGTGATCTATACGGCGTATTGCCCCCTGTTTCTATTCTTACAAAAGAACAAGCGGCTTATCATTTCTTAAGTGGTTACACAGCAAAAGTGGGTAGCACAGAAATTGGCGCTGCAGCTGGGGTTAATCCTGCATTCAGTGCCTGCTTTGGCGCACCGTTCTTGCCACAAGCACCTGGCGTGTATGCGGAACTGCTCATGAAACGCTTAGAAGAAACTGGCGCAACCGTATACCTAGTGAATACTGGCTGGACTGGCGGCGCCTACGGCGAAGGGGGTACACGTTTCAACATCCCAACAACGCGACGTGTTGTACATGCTATTCAGTCGGGTGAGCTCTTAAAAGGCGACACGCACGAGGTATCTGCATTTAACTTACGCGTACCCGCACACATTGAGGGTGTGGAAGATGCGCTACTCGATCCCAAGCAAACGTGGCGCGATCAAGCCGCTTACCAACAAGCAGAGCAAACCTTGGTTCAGCAATTTGTTGAAAACTTTGCACAGTTTAAGATCGACTCTGTCATTACTGATGCAGGCCCTGCAAAAGCCTAA
- the hslV gene encoding ATP-dependent protease subunit HslV, with the protein MEQFRGTTIVSVRRGKHVVIGGDGQVTMGNTVMKGNARKVRRLYNDQIIAGFAGGTADAFTLFERFEAKLEKHQGHLTRAAVELAKDWRTDKMLRRLEALLAVADKTASLVITGNGDVIQPENDLIAIGSGGPFAQSAAMALLDNTKLSAKAIVEKSLSIAGDICIYTNHSHTIETLDCK; encoded by the coding sequence ATGGAACAGTTTCGTGGCACAACCATTGTGTCGGTAAGACGCGGTAAACACGTGGTGATTGGTGGTGATGGGCAAGTGACCATGGGCAACACGGTCATGAAAGGCAATGCCCGCAAAGTGCGGCGCCTTTACAACGATCAAATCATCGCAGGATTTGCTGGCGGCACGGCTGACGCGTTCACTTTGTTCGAACGCTTCGAAGCCAAGCTAGAAAAACATCAGGGCCACTTAACGCGCGCCGCTGTCGAGCTCGCCAAAGATTGGCGTACCGATAAAATGTTACGACGCTTAGAAGCCTTACTGGCTGTTGCCGATAAAACAGCATCCTTAGTCATTACGGGTAATGGCGATGTCATCCAACCTGAAAATGATTTAATCGCGATTGGTTCTGGCGGTCCGTTTGCACAGTCTGCTGCAATGGCATTGCTGGATAATACCAAGTTATCTGCAAAAGCCATCGTTGAAAAAAGCTTAAGTATTGCAGGCGATATCTGCATTTACACAAATCATTCACACACCATAGAAACATTGGATTGCAAATGA
- a CDS encoding putative pre-16S rRNA nuclease, whose amino-acid sequence MTTYFGLDFGLRKMGVAVGQTITATANPLTIISALEGIPHWPSLDKLVETWRPTGFVVGQPFHMDDTEAQLSEHSKKFAESVRERYQKPVYLVDERLTTKIAQQIQRETVTKKSNKHAPVDDISAQLILQTWLTEH is encoded by the coding sequence GTGACCACTTACTTTGGCCTAGATTTTGGTTTGCGTAAAATGGGCGTGGCAGTTGGCCAAACGATTACAGCAACCGCTAATCCTTTAACAATTATTTCCGCACTAGAGGGTATTCCTCATTGGCCAAGCTTGGATAAGCTGGTTGAAACATGGCGACCCACGGGGTTTGTGGTGGGGCAGCCATTCCATATGGATGATACTGAAGCGCAGTTGAGCGAGCATAGTAAAAAATTTGCCGAAAGCGTACGTGAACGTTATCAAAAACCGGTATACCTCGTCGATGAACGTTTAACCACTAAAATTGCCCAGCAAATTCAACGTGAGACGGTGACAAAAAAGTCGAATAAACATGCACCGGTGGATGACATTAGTGCGCAGCTGATTCTACAGACCTGGCTAACTGAACACTGA
- the murF gene encoding UDP-N-acetylmuramoyl-tripeptide--D-alanyl-D-alanine ligase yields the protein MIKFSLSEASTQLNARLHGDDAAFTGISIDTRSLQAGNLFFAVKGEHLDGHDFVQQAIDAGAAGLVVERVMDVACPQIIVDDALKAMGLLSKHWRMQFDFPVICLTGSNGKTTTKDLIASMLTAAFGADQVFATQGNFNNFYGVPLMLAQLGPQHRVAVIEIGMNLPGEIEYLVNLVQPDVAMITNVGVSHLAGVGHSIDGVAKEKVCIYHGLKEQGIAIINTDDDYADMFREHCKQHSQLTVGLRDGMVHADNIQLHPDHTCFTLMAPAGQCDINAPLMGLHNVRNALMAATACLAIGSDLAAIQQGLMNASITPGRLERKAGRNGAVIINDAYNANPLSLNAAITVLAVQPGRKILVLGDMGELGKDEVAFHQQAGETMRQAGIDDLLTLGTLTAHTAKVFGDKAKHFTDQATLIEAVLPLCQPDTTILIKGSCSMKMGNVVKACVTA from the coding sequence ATGATTAAGTTTTCTCTTAGCGAAGCAAGCACCCAATTAAATGCTCGCTTGCACGGCGACGATGCCGCATTCACAGGGATCAGCATTGATACACGCAGCCTGCAAGCAGGCAATTTATTTTTTGCCGTCAAAGGCGAACATTTAGATGGCCATGATTTCGTTCAGCAAGCGATAGACGCTGGTGCAGCGGGGCTGGTTGTCGAGCGCGTGATGGATGTTGCATGTCCGCAAATTATTGTTGACGATGCATTAAAAGCGATGGGCTTACTAAGCAAACATTGGCGCATGCAGTTTGATTTCCCTGTGATTTGTTTGACAGGGAGTAATGGCAAAACGACCACGAAAGATCTGATCGCCAGTATGTTAACCGCCGCTTTTGGCGCTGATCAGGTGTTCGCAACCCAAGGGAATTTTAATAATTTTTATGGCGTACCGCTGATGCTGGCACAATTGGGTCCGCAACATCGCGTCGCTGTCATTGAAATCGGCATGAATTTGCCTGGTGAAATCGAATACTTGGTGAATTTAGTCCAACCCGATGTCGCAATGATTACCAATGTGGGTGTTTCTCATTTAGCAGGTGTCGGTCACAGCATTGACGGTGTTGCGAAAGAAAAAGTGTGTATTTATCACGGCTTAAAAGAGCAGGGTATTGCCATTATCAACACCGACGATGATTATGCGGATATGTTTCGCGAACACTGCAAACAGCACTCGCAACTCACCGTCGGCTTACGCGATGGCATGGTGCATGCCGATAATATTCAACTACACCCCGATCACACGTGTTTTACATTGATGGCACCGGCAGGACAATGCGACATCAATGCCCCTTTAATGGGCCTACACAATGTGCGTAATGCTTTAATGGCCGCAACCGCTTGTTTGGCCATTGGCAGTGATTTAGCAGCAATACAGCAAGGCCTAATGAATGCCAGTATCACGCCGGGACGCTTGGAACGTAAAGCAGGGCGCAATGGTGCTGTGATTATCAATGACGCCTACAATGCCAATCCTTTATCATTAAACGCCGCTATCACTGTGCTAGCCGTACAGCCAGGCCGAAAGATACTGGTGTTGGGCGATATGGGTGAGCTAGGTAAAGACGAGGTAGCTTTTCATCAACAGGCCGGCGAAACCATGCGTCAGGCAGGCATTGATGACTTGCTAACATTAGGCACACTCACAGCGCACACCGCAAAAGTATTTGGCGATAAGGCCAAGCACTTTACCGATCAAGCTACATTGATTGAAGCCGTACTTCCCTTATGTCAGCCAGATACCACGATTCTCATCAAAGGTTCTTGCTCCATGAAAATGGGCAATGTAGTGAAGGCCTGTGTTACGGCGTAA
- the proC gene encoding pyrroline-5-carboxylate reductase: MQKYIAFIGAGNMASSIIQGLLTQGYPADHIIASRRHVAMLSHLSEQGVLTTPDNHEAASKADIICLGLKPQLITQLMQDLAPTLADKNPLVLSIVTGISLDTIQDTLGKHLHVVRCMPNLAATVGESMTALIATPDTTADEKTEAEQYCQSFGKTVWVDTEDKFDVLTGLSGSGPAYFFYLMEAMINAGVELGLDKQQATALTLQTAAGAATLAQKSDEDVVALRQRITSPNGTTAAAIAEFDAGDAKTTASNAVKAAVARATALRNPESS, translated from the coding sequence ATGCAAAAATACATCGCATTTATCGGCGCTGGCAATATGGCGTCTAGCATTATTCAGGGCCTGCTGACGCAGGGCTATCCTGCCGATCACATCATTGCTTCCCGGCGTCATGTTGCGATGTTATCGCACTTATCCGAGCAAGGCGTTCTCACCACCCCAGATAATCATGAAGCCGCCTCAAAAGCGGATATCATTTGTTTAGGCCTTAAGCCTCAGCTTATCACGCAGCTCATGCAAGATCTGGCACCAACATTAGCCGATAAAAATCCCCTGGTTTTATCCATTGTCACCGGCATTTCACTCGATACGATTCAAGACACGCTGGGCAAGCATTTGCACGTGGTGCGTTGCATGCCTAATTTAGCCGCGACCGTGGGTGAAAGCATGACAGCACTCATCGCAACCCCCGATACAACGGCCGATGAAAAAACTGAGGCAGAGCAGTATTGCCAAAGCTTTGGAAAAACGGTTTGGGTCGACACAGAAGATAAATTTGATGTGCTCACGGGTTTATCCGGCAGCGGTCCCGCTTATTTCTTTTATTTAATGGAAGCCATGATCAACGCCGGTGTTGAATTAGGCTTAGATAAACAACAAGCCACGGCACTTACCTTACAAACCGCTGCAGGCGCAGCAACATTAGCGCAAAAGAGCGATGAAGATGTTGTTGCCTTGCGTCAACGCATTACCTCACCGAATGGCACGACCGCTGCAGCGATTGCCGAGTTTGATGCAGGCGATGCAAAAACCACCGCGAGCAATGCAGTAAAAGCCGCGGTTGCACGCGCAACGGCATTACGCAACCCGGAATCTTCATGA
- the hslU gene encoding ATP-dependent protease ATPase subunit HslU — MTNLTPREIVSELDNHIIGQPDAKRAVANALRNRWRRMQVPEALRTEITPKNILMIGPTGVGKTEIARRLAKLANAPFIKIEATKFTEVGYVGRDVESIIRDLIDVSFKLVRDQQVEKVKRRAEELAEERILNILLPKAESVDKDDTPDESQEHTRQVFRKKLREGELDDQEIELELQSGVVGVEIMTPPGMEEMTSQLQKMFQSLKHDNKRARKLKIKGALKQLVEEEAAKLVNEDDIRAQALKSVEENGIVFIDELDKVARRTDETRGGGDVSREGVQRDLLPLIEGCTVSTRYGSIKTDHILFIASGAFHLSKPSDLIPELQGRLPIRVEMKALTAEDFTRILTEPHASLTKQYEALMATEDVKLKFTKTGINRLAELAWQINERTENIGARRLHTVMERLLDELSFGASDEGGSCKVDADYVDQQLGELVENEDLSQYIL, encoded by the coding sequence ATGACAAATTTAACCCCGCGTGAAATTGTATCTGAACTTGATAACCACATCATTGGCCAACCTGATGCCAAACGTGCTGTCGCGAATGCTTTGCGTAATCGCTGGCGTCGCATGCAGGTGCCTGAAGCCTTGCGCACAGAGATCACACCAAAAAATATTTTAATGATTGGACCTACCGGTGTCGGTAAAACTGAAATTGCACGTCGCTTAGCAAAATTAGCCAATGCGCCATTCATCAAGATAGAAGCAACAAAATTTACGGAAGTGGGTTATGTCGGTCGTGATGTAGAATCAATTATCCGCGACTTAATTGATGTTTCATTCAAGTTAGTCCGCGATCAACAAGTAGAAAAGGTAAAACGTCGTGCCGAAGAATTAGCGGAAGAGCGCATACTAAATATTTTATTGCCCAAAGCAGAAAGTGTCGATAAGGATGATACCCCTGATGAATCACAAGAGCATACACGCCAAGTATTTCGTAAAAAATTACGCGAAGGGGAATTAGACGATCAAGAAATCGAACTAGAATTACAGTCCGGTGTTGTTGGTGTAGAAATCATGACGCCACCTGGCATGGAAGAAATGACATCTCAGCTACAAAAAATGTTTCAAAGCTTGAAACATGACAATAAACGGGCACGGAAATTAAAAATTAAAGGTGCGCTAAAGCAATTAGTCGAAGAAGAAGCCGCTAAATTGGTGAATGAAGATGACATCCGCGCGCAAGCACTCAAAAGCGTCGAAGAGAATGGCATTGTCTTTATCGATGAGTTAGACAAAGTCGCACGCCGCACAGATGAAACACGCGGTGGTGGCGACGTCTCCCGAGAAGGGGTGCAACGTGACTTATTGCCGCTCATTGAAGGCTGCACTGTCTCAACACGCTACGGATCAATTAAAACAGACCATATCTTGTTTATTGCATCAGGGGCCTTTCATTTATCAAAGCCTTCTGATCTTATTCCAGAGTTACAGGGTCGTTTACCTATTCGTGTGGAAATGAAAGCACTAACCGCAGAAGATTTCACCCGCATTCTGACCGAACCACATGCCTCGCTCACCAAGCAATACGAAGCATTGATGGCAACAGAGGATGTGAAACTCAAGTTTACAAAAACAGGCATCAATCGTTTAGCTGAATTAGCATGGCAAATTAACGAACGTACTGAAAATATTGGCGCGCGGCGTTTACACACTGTCATGGAACGTTTGCTGGATGAATTATCATTTGGTGCGTCAGATGAAGGGGGCAGTTGTAAAGTCGATGCTGATTATGTCGATCAGCAATTGGGTGAATTGGTAGAAAATGAAGACTTAAGCCAATATATCCTGTAG
- a CDS encoding phosphatidylinositol kinase, which produces MTSEPMHVDNAYAWVWLPEKTEPVVAGKISKVDRVYAFAYGKHYRSRSDAIPFSPVELPLAGGEFTPQGMNTLHGALRDAAPDAWGRRLIDISYPTFYAEELDYCLMAGSNRIGALDFQLSADHYEPRSTPSLGVDDIAYFADFAEKPVEISAELAKIIQHGTSVGGARPKCLLDHHGEESIAKFSLSTDQYALIKAEYVAMTLAKKAGLDVAEVDYVSYHDRDIVIVKRFDRIQCAEGTQRRFMLSALSLLQLNEMEARYASYIDLTHIIRAHFVDATTSLHELFKRLVFNVLIGNTDDHARNHAAFWDGNALTLTPAYDLCPQFRHGGEATQAMAIEGAEGNFSTLTNVLSVAHHFKLTESQATEMINQQIAVIEDHWGNTCDAVDLPLVERKRLWGQVICSDFSLRGWSSH; this is translated from the coding sequence ATGACTTCTGAGCCAATGCATGTAGACAATGCTTACGCTTGGGTGTGGTTGCCGGAGAAAACGGAACCGGTAGTGGCAGGCAAAATCAGTAAGGTAGATCGTGTTTACGCATTTGCTTATGGTAAACATTACCGATCTCGATCAGATGCCATCCCATTCTCACCAGTTGAGTTGCCATTAGCTGGTGGAGAGTTTACGCCTCAAGGGATGAATACATTGCATGGTGCTTTGCGTGATGCGGCACCGGATGCATGGGGACGCCGTTTAATTGATATAAGTTATCCAACTTTTTATGCAGAGGAGTTAGATTACTGTTTGATGGCAGGCAGTAATCGCATCGGCGCATTAGATTTTCAATTATCTGCAGATCATTATGAACCACGATCTACGCCAAGTTTAGGTGTAGATGATATTGCTTATTTTGCTGATTTTGCAGAAAAACCGGTGGAGATTTCTGCCGAGTTAGCGAAAATTATTCAGCACGGCACAAGTGTTGGTGGTGCAAGGCCAAAATGTTTGCTAGATCACCATGGCGAAGAAAGTATTGCAAAATTCTCTTTATCAACCGATCAATATGCACTGATTAAAGCAGAATATGTCGCGATGACCTTAGCAAAAAAAGCTGGACTGGATGTCGCAGAGGTTGATTATGTTTCTTATCATGATAGGGATATTGTGATCGTGAAACGCTTTGATCGGATTCAATGTGCGGAAGGCACGCAAAGACGTTTTATGTTGAGTGCGCTGAGTTTATTGCAATTGAATGAGATGGAAGCACGTTATGCGAGTTACATCGATTTGACGCATATCATTCGTGCACATTTTGTTGATGCAACAACAAGCTTACATGAACTATTTAAACGTTTAGTTTTTAATGTGTTGATTGGTAATACGGATGATCATGCACGTAACCATGCCGCTTTTTGGGATGGCAACGCATTAACATTAACGCCGGCATATGATTTGTGTCCGCAGTTTCGCCATGGTGGAGAAGCGACACAAGCCATGGCGATTGAGGGCGCAGAAGGAAATTTTTCGACATTAACCAATGTACTATCCGTCGCGCACCACTTTAAGTTAACTGAGTCTCAAGCAACAGAGATGATTAACCAACAAATTGCCGTGATAGAAGATCACTGGGGCAATACCTGTGATGCGGTTGATTTGCCATTAGTCGAAAGAAAACGCCTTTGGGGGCAAGTGATTTGTAGTGATTTTAGTTTGCGAGGGTGGTCTAGCCATTAA
- a CDS encoding UPF0301 protein — protein MSKVLTGLQDQILVASPHLHDPYFERSVIYICDHSDIGATGFVVNIPTELMLSDVFSDMSITVSNARCHDQAVFSGGPIKTQQGFVLHRSTEKKWTSSLHMGGELAVTSSRDILDAMASDAVNTDEHLLILGYASWSSGQLEDELVHNDWLIAPRDMKLIFDTPIEARWDAAMYSLGVNPMHLSDAVGYA, from the coding sequence ATGAGCAAGGTATTAACCGGTCTTCAAGACCAAATCTTAGTCGCCTCTCCTCATCTGCATGACCCCTATTTCGAGCGATCCGTCATATACATCTGCGATCATTCTGACATAGGTGCAACGGGTTTTGTGGTGAATATACCGACGGAATTGATGCTGAGCGATGTATTCTCTGATATGTCGATTACGGTCAGTAATGCTCGTTGCCACGATCAAGCCGTGTTTTCAGGGGGCCCAATTAAAACGCAGCAAGGATTTGTATTGCATCGCAGTACAGAAAAAAAGTGGACGTCTAGCCTCCATATGGGAGGTGAACTGGCGGTAACTTCTTCGCGTGACATACTTGACGCTATGGCTAGTGATGCCGTGAATACTGATGAACACCTGTTGATTCTCGGTTATGCCAGTTGGTCGTCTGGCCAGTTGGAAGATGAGTTGGTACATAATGATTGGTTGATTGCGCCACGCGACATGAAGTTGATCTTTGACACCCCCATTGAAGCGCGCTGGGATGCTGCTATGTATAGTCTAGGCGTGAACCCTATGCATTTGAGTGATGCAGTGGGTTATGCTTAG